In the genome of Planctomycetota bacterium, the window GCACGCGGCGGGCCAGGCCGGTTGAGAATCCGGTTGCGTACCGGATAAGGATGGGTTATAGTATTCCGGGTGGTTGGGTATCATGTCCTCGGCCCGGAAAGGAGCACGTCCATGGCGGTTTCCGCCGAGCGCCGACAGCACCAGCGGTTCGACGTTCCCTGTCGCCTGCGCCTCGAACTTCCCGACGGACACGGGCTCCGTGCGCGGGCGATCAACGTGAGCGACGGCGGGGCCTATTTCGCGGCCGAGAAGGTCCCGGCCGTCGGCCAGGAGGTCAGCGTTCGCCTCGGTGTGCCGCGCGACACGGCCAACACGTTCTTTCTGGAGCAATTCGCCGCCCGCGCGAAGGTCATCCGTCACGATGCGCCGCACGAGGTAGGAGACGGCGTCGGCGTCGCCTTGCGATTTGAAAAAAACCTCTCGTTGGATCTGCCCTAGCGGACGCACCCCAGGAGGGGGGATAGCGCGGCGGGCATTCTTGCCCGCCGCGC includes:
- a CDS encoding PilZ domain-containing protein produces the protein MAVSAERRQHQRFDVPCRLRLELPDGHGLRARAINVSDGGAYFAAEKVPAVGQEVSVRLGVPRDTANTFFLEQFAARAKVIRHDAPHEVGDGVGVALRFEKNLSLDLP